A genomic segment from Thamnophis elegans isolate rThaEle1 chromosome 3, rThaEle1.pri, whole genome shotgun sequence encodes:
- the PIGO gene encoding GPI ethanolamine phosphate transferase 3: protein MGGRAAALAAAAWAALLPCAALALFAGGFLLMRLELSQRSACHLPPGGPPATAASASPPCWLPGRFPRAALVLIDALRFDFAAATGPAVPGSPRPFEGRLVVPRRLALRQPRHGRLYRFRADPPSTTMQRLKALTTGSLPTFVDAGSNFASYAVREDNLLWQLASNGKKVVFMGDDTWEGLFPQAFHRAHFFPSFNVKDLHTVDDGILQHLYQTVDSGEWDLLIAHFLGVDHCGHKHGPDHPEMTKKLSQMDEMLSSLVDHLGNDTLLLVAGDHGMTSTGDHGGDSDEELDAALFVYSKSPLFQDPPPEEPQTVPQVNLVPTLALLLGVPVPYSNIGEVMADLFATEGDAASSLRAQLAAYDINARQVDRFLNSYAEAAQDLPAEKLQHLQRLFRSAVQEHERLSAQEASLALLPQMEGLRARFQQYLREARAVCAESWARFHPGFMVAGCALLTSSCLLCYVASRLATRLDFSYRHFFLYPSLWGMAGVALLGLAHLLRGARADLLLLSAWGAAASQLGFFWHCWTRRPPAPKAAGLCPPFEGFSLKPRLWAGPGLSLGILFLRCAAMLSDSFVVAEGQVVPFLLTSLVLLQALKLQWKGRLDGSLHCWQLLATLGVVVVCARLSGLFRKCREETPACQTASILGALSSLQEPRAKNLYYGLCLGVLASLVWGTRCWLRHYGNLNSPCALVLFVRWGFPLLALALAGYWAITSGAEETLVKRHAWAQLALLAFPRGIYLLGVAGLLLVLWNPVTVFLEGGQEPPLVSSSSEALIPQLYRRMQESLKSRLEESPGGCRATVAAYGLGSVYSAALLISLALLAFLLMTLHTERLSLAFLLLFVEAFALLWMNACTRALSSSSSSTHSDPFEVPWDALVAWALAAAQFFYTTGHQPVFPAIHWNAAFVGFPQGHSTNLLPALLVGANTFASQILLAAGCPLLLLWPFVCEAGTSAARRPKTRLQERPEEQMMEMRLREAPERFSAALLQLGLRYLLILGLQLLASVLAAMILRRHLMVWKVFAPKFLFEAVGFVVSCVFLLLGLGLVMRVDCAVSKWFKQVILAHPR, encoded by the exons atgggcgggcgggcggcggcgCTGGCGGCGGCGGCCTGGGCGGCGCTGCTCCCGTGCGCGGCCCTGGCGCTCTTCGCGGGCGGCTTCCTGCTGATGCGGCTGGAGCTGAGCCAGCGCAGCGCCTGCCACCTCCCGCCGGGCGGCCCTCCCGCCACCGCCGCCTCGGCCTCCCCGCCCTGCTGGCTGCCCGGGCGCTTCCCGCGGGCGGCGCTGGTGCTGATCGACGCGCTGCGCTTCGACTTCGCCGCCGCCACGGGCCCGGCCGTCCCCGGCTCCCCCAGGCCCTTCGAGGGGCGGCTGGTGGTCCCGCGGCGCCTGGCCCTGCGGCAGCCCCGCCACGGCCGCCTCTACCGCTTCCGCGCCGACCCGCCCAGCACCACCATGCAGCGGCTGAAGGCGCTGACCACCGGCTCCCTGCCCACCTTCGTCGACGCCGGCAGCAACTTCGCCTCCTACGCCGTCCGGGAGGACAACCTGCTCTGGCAGCTGGCCAGCAACG GGAAAAAAGTGGTCTTCATGGGAGACGACACCTGGGAGGGCCTCTTCCCCCAGGCCTTCCACCGCGCccacttcttcccttccttcaacGTCAAGGACCTGCACACGGTGGACGACGGGATCTTGCAGCATTTGTACCAGACAG TGGACAGTGGCGAATGGGATCTCTTGATTGCCCATTTCTTGGGTGTGGATCACTGTGGTCACAAACACGGGCCAGACCACCCCGAAATGACCAAGAAGCTCTCCCAGATGGATGAGATGCTCAG TTCACTGGTTGACCACCTGGGAAATGACACCCTCCTCCTGGTGGCAGGGGACCACGGCATGACCTCCACCGGCGACCACGGGGGAGACAGTGACGAGGAGCTCGATGCGGCTCTCTTTGTGTACAGCAAGAGTCCTCTCTTCCAGGACCCTCCCCCTGAG GAGCCCCAGACGGTCCCACAGGTTAACCTGGTGCCCACCCTGGCCCTCCTGTTGGGGGTGCCGGTGCCCTACAGCAACATTGGGGAAGTGATGGCTGACCTCTTTGCAACCGAGGGAGACGCGGCCTCTTCGCTCCGTGCCCAGCTGGCAGCCTACGACATCAATGCCAGGCAG GTGGACCGCTTCCTGAACTCCTACGCAGAGGCCGCTCAGGACCTCCCGGCGGAGAAGCTGCAGCACCTTCAGCGTCTCTTCCGCTCCGCCGTGCAGGAGCACGAGCGCCTCTCGGCCCAAGAGGCCTCTCTGGCGCTGCTGCCGCAGATGGAGGGGCTCCGGGCGCGCTTCCAGCAGTACCTGCGAGAGGCCCGGGCTGTGTGTGCCGAGTCCTGGGCCCGCTTCCATCCCGGCTTCATGGTGGCCGGCTGCGCCCTCTTGACCTCCTCCTGCCTGCTGTGCTACGTGGCCTCCCGGCTGGCCACTCGCCTGGACTTCTCCTACCGCCACTTCTTCCTCTACCCCTCGCTCTGGGGGATGGCGGGGGTGGCCCTGCTGGGGCTGGCTCACCTCCTCCGGGGGGCCAGAGCTGACCTCCTCCTGCTGTCCGCCTGGGGGGCAGCCGCCTCCCAGCTGGGCTTCTTCTGGCACTGCTGGACCAGGCGCCCCCCAGCCCCGAAGGCGGCCGGCCTTTGCCCCCCCTTTGAGGGGTTCAGCCTGAAGCCCAGGCTCTGGGCGGGGCCGGGGCTGTCCCTGGGCATCCTCTTCCTGCGTTGCGCTGCCATGCTTTCGGACAGCTTTGTGGTGGCAGAGGGCCAGGTGGTGCCCTTCCTGCTCACCTCCCTGGTGCTGCTGCAGGCGCTGAAGCTGCAGTGGAAGGGCAGGCTGGACGGCTCCCTGCACTGTTGGCAGCTGCTGGCCACCCTGGGCGTGGTGGTGGTGTGCGCGCGACTGTCGGGGCTTTTCCGGAAGTGCCGCGAGGAGACCCCGGCTTGCCAGACGGCCTCCATCCTGGGCGCCCTCTCCAGCCTGCAGGAACCCAGGGCCAAGAACCTCTACTACGGCCTCTGCCTGGGGGTGCTGGCCAGTCTGGTGTGGGGCACCCGCTGCTGGCTGCGCCATTACGGCAACCTGAACAGCCCCTGCGCCCTGGTGCTTTTTGTGCGGTGGGGGTTCCCGCTGCTGGCCTTGGCCCTGGCCGGTTACTGGGCCATCACCTCTGGCGCCGAGGAGACGCTGGTCAAGCGCCACGCCTGGGCCCAGCTGGCTCTGTTGGCCTTCCCCCGCGGGATCTACCTCTTGGGGGTGGCCGGCCTCCTCCTGGTTCTGTGGAACCCCGTGACCGTCTTTCTGGAGGGCGGCCAAGAGCCCCCCCTCGTGTCCTCCAGCTCCGAGGCCCTGATCCCCCAGCTGTACCGCCGGATGCAGGAGTCCCTGAAGAGCCGGCTGGAGGAAAGCCCGGGCGGCTGCAGGGCCACGGTGGCGGCCTACGGGCTGGGCAGCGTCTATTCGGCCGCCTTGCTCATTTCCCTGGCCCTGCTGGCCTTCTTGCTGATGACTCTGCACACGGAGCGGCTCAGCCTGGCCTTCCTCCTGCTGTTCGTGGAGGCCTTCGCCCTGCTGTGGATGAACGCCTGCACCCgggccctctcctcctcctcctcctccacacacTCGG ACCCTTTCGAGGTCCCGTGGGACGCCCTGGTCGCTTGGGCTCTCGCCGCCGCCCAGTTTTTCTACACCACCGGCCACCAGCCCGTCTTCCCAGCCATCCACTGGAACGCGGCCTTCGTGGGCTTTCCGCAGGGACACAGCACCAACCTGCTGCCCGCCCTCCTCGTTGGTGCCAACACCTTCGCCTCCCAGATCCTCCTGGCAG CCGGCTGCCCGCTGCTTCTGCTGTGGCCCTTTGTCTGTGAGGCCGGCACCTCCGCGGCCAGGAGGCCCAAGACGCGGCTCCAGGAGAGGCCGGAGGAGCAGATGATGGAGATGAGGCTGCGGGAGGCCCCAGAGCGGTTCTCGGCAGCGCTGCTGCAGCTGGGCCTCCGGTACCTGCTTATTTTGGGGCTCCAG CTTCTGGCTTCTGTTCTGGCAGCCATGATCCTCAGGAGGCATCTGATGGTGTGGAAGGTCTTTGCCCCAAA gttCCTCTTCGAAGCAGTGGGCTTTGTGGTGAGCTGCGTCTTCCTCCTGCTGGGCCTGGGCCTGGTGATGCGGGTGGATTGTGCGGTCAGCAAGTGGTTCAAGCAGGTCATCCTTGCACATCCCAGATAG
- the LOC116506721 gene encoding stomatin-like protein 2, mitochondrial translates to MLALRAARGISGGRPGRLLLPLRREGARPAGPGPARRSASGLPMNTVVLFVPQQEAWVVERMGRFHRILEPGLNFLIPLLDRIRYVQSLKEIVINVPEQSAVTHDNVTLQIDGVLYLRIMDPYKASYGVEDPEYAVTQLAQTTMRSELGKLSLDKVFRERESLNASIVYAINQASDYWGIRCLRYEIKDIHVPPRVKESMQMQVEAERRKRATVLESEGIRESAINVAEGNKQAQILASEAEKTERINKAAGDASAILVKAQAKSEAIGLLSMALTQQNGNMAASFSVAEQYVQAFSQLAKESNTILLPTSTGDVTSMVTQAMSIYSSLNKTQAPPPEILEEPPASPQVAHQPSSSPSFMDLEQSSTS, encoded by the exons ATGCTGGCGCTGCGGGCGGCGCGCGGGATCTCCGGAGGGCGGCCGGggcggctgctgctgccgctgcggCGGGAG GGCGCCCGGCCGGCGGGTCCCGGGCCGGCGCGGAGGAGCGCCTCGGGGCTGCCCATGAACACGGTGGTGCTCTTCGTGCCGCAGCAGGAGGCCTGGGTGGTGGAGCGCATGGGCCGCTTCCACCGCATCCTCGAGCCG GGACTGAACTTCCTCATCCCACTCCTAGACCGTATCCGCTACGTCCAGAGCCTCAAGGAAATCGTCATCAACGTGCCAGAGCAGTCGGCTGTCACTCACG ATAACGTGACCCTCCAGATCGACGGTGTTCTCTACCTGCGCATCATGGACCCCTACAAG GCTAGTTACGGGGTGGAGGATCCGGAGTATGCTGTCACTCAGCTTGCCCAGACCACCATGCGATCCGAGCTGGGCAAGCTCTCTCTGGACAAAGTCTTCCGG GAGCGGGAATCCCTCAATGCCAGCATTGTCTATGCCATCAACCAGGCCTCGGACTACTGGGGCATCCGGTGCCTGCGCTACGAAATCAAGGACATCCACGTGCCCCCCCGAGTGAAGGAGTCCATGCAGATGCAG GTGGAGGCCGAGAGGCGCAAGAGGGCCACCGTCTTGGAGTCTGAAGGGATTCGAGAGTCGGCCATCAACGTGGCGGAGGGGAATAAGCAGGCCCAGATCCTGGCTTCGGAGGCCGAGAAAACGGAGCGCATCAACAAGGCCGCCG gGGATGCCAGCGCCATCCTGGTGAAGGCCCAAGCCAAGTCTGAGGCCATCGGACTCCTGAGCATGGCTCTAACCCAGCAG AATGGCAACATGGCGGCTTCCTTCTCGGTGGCCGAGCAGTACGTGCAGGCCTTCTCCCAGCTGGCCAAGGAGTCCAACACCATCCTCCTGCCCACCAGCACCGGAGACGTCACCAGCATGGTCACCCAG GCCATGTCCATCTATTCCTCCCTGAACAAGACCCAGGCGCCCCCTCCTGAGATCCTGGAGGAGCCCCCCGCCTCTCCCCAGGTGGCGCATCAGCCCTCCAGCAGCCCCAGCTTCATGGACCTAGAGCAGTCGAGCACCAGCTAG